TTGTGCCAATTATACCCGATTATTTGGAGGGGTTGCAGAAAGCAGCGGATCAGGACCAGTCAGCTGCTGCGCCGCACACCAACTCCACCAACAGCACTATCCACAAAGCGCCCGAGGGGAACTTCGACCTGCAGATTGGCGTTCTGTTCGCCTCCAAGGCCATCCTGCAGCTGCTGGTGAACCCGCTGAGCGGTACCTTCATAGACAGGGTGGGCTACGAAATGCCGCTCTTCATCGGACTCAGCATCATGTTTCTCTCCACCCTCACTTTCGCCTTCGCCGAGAACTACGCGACCCTGTTCCTCGCACGCAGCATCCAGGGCCTCGGCTCGGCTTTCGCGGACACCTCAGGGATCGCTCTCATCGCGGACAAGTTCACGGAGGAGTCACAGCGGAGCAAAGCGCTGGGCATTGCCTTGGCTTTCATCTCTTTTGGGAGTTTGGTGGCACCGCCATTCGGTGGGGTCCTGTATGAGTTTGCGGGGAAGCAGGCGCCTTTTCTGATTCTGGCCTGCATCTGTCTCACTGACGGAGTGCTGTGTCTGATTGTACTCAAGCCCTTCTCCAACAGAGAGAGGGGAAACATGCCAGTAGGCACCCCGATCTATAAACTGATGATTGATCCATACATAGCTGTGGTGGCTGGAGCTCTGATCGTCTGCAACATCCCTCTCGCCTTCCTGGAGCCCACCATCGCAAAATGGATGGAGGAAAATATGCATTCCAGTGAGTGGGAGATTGGCATGACTTGGTTCCCTGCATTCTTCCCTCATGTGTTAGGAGTGTATCTCACTGTGAAACTAGCAGGTAAGTACCCTCACCTGCAGTGGTTCTATGGAGCCATAGGCATGGTGTTCATAGGGGCCAGCTCGTGCACGGTGCCGGCCTGCAAGAACTTCGGACAGCTCATGATCCCGCTGTGTGGCATATGCTTTGGCATAGCCTTCGTGGACACAGCGCTCCTGCCCACGCTGGGCTTCCTCGTGGATGTGCGCTACGTGTCTGTGTACGGTAGCGTGTATGCCATAGCGGACATCTCCTACTGCGTGGCCTATGCCCTGGGACCTATCGTGGCTGGGCAGATCGTGCACGACCTGGGCTTCGTGCAGCTCAATTTGGGCATGGGGCTCGCCAACGTCCTTTACGCGCCggcactgctgctgctgaagaaCGTGACGCAGATGAAGCCTTCTTTCTCAGAGCGCAACATGCTCCTGGAGGACGGTCCCACGGGTCTGTATGACACGATTAAGATGGAACAACGGGAGAAGAAGAGAAAAGGTCTGTGCACAACAATTGATGACAACGGCATCGAGACTTTTGTCCAGCGCTCGCACTCAGATGGGGAATCCTCAGGAGGAGAGTATGCGTAAAAAAGACCTTTAAActgtttatgaaaaaaaaaatgtgccaATGTTGACCTGTGTGCTCATACGTTTTGATTAGGATTGTGAAATTATATCAGTGTGACAATTCCTGTGGGCTTTGTCTAATGAAGTGGTTTTTAAGACAGTTGcgcctttgttttaaaatgggaatttagagggaaaaaatcccGAGATAAATGTCTATTCATCTATTCATCGTTGTAAAAGAAATTAACTCTTCAGGGAATATTGTGCAAAtgtatttgaagaaaatataatgTATGCGTCTTTTAATGTCATCTGTTATGTTGCTTATAAATTAAATATGCAAAACTGTGTATTTCAGGACAGAAAGACAGGAGTTACCTGGAATCTGCTTCTTGTTGATTATTTACACTCTTATTTAAATGAATGATGTGCTTCTGGAATGCAAAGCCTGTTAATGATCTGCGACTGTACATACATGTATATTTATGTACATAATTAAAACGACAGTATGTAAACAATGCCGCTGTTTTACGTCGTTTATTTATGCATCATTCTTCGATTATTACACAGTATGATTTATAATCCTTTTTCCAAATCAAGAGGCAAAAATATGtgtttctaaaacaaatacGCATTTTGCCTTTTGACAGACATTAAGAAAATGATGAAAGATTAAACATATTAAGGCCTTTAAAAGGCTGTATTATATATTTGCAAACATTGctcagaataaaaaataaaacttttaccaAATAGTTAAATGTAATTGACTTTTTTGAGATATTACTGAGTTGAGTCTTtggtaatattaaaaaaatatatacatttaagaAATATAATTTCCTGGTGTTGAAAATGCAGATCTTTATATATGACATAAATCCACCTTAGTAAGACACACAGTTATATGCAACAAGCAAAATATAAGATGTGAACTGGCAAGTGTCCGATGAAAAATGTTGGATCTGAGGGACCTAGTGTTGCCTAAATAAGGTGGAGTGAGGATCAGAGTTGCCAAACAAACTTCTCGGCGAATAGCAGGACTTCTGGGAGGAGCCGGGCTGCCTGGAGGCTGAGGGATCTTCTCAGCATCTCTCTTGAGCCAGCAAGGGAGCTGTTCTGATGCCATGAAAGGGGGGAGAAAAAGATGctcacaaagaaagaaaagaattgTGAATTTTTAAGGATTCTTTTCTTTCATACTATAAATGGCTTCAAGTTAATATGCATCAACATAAATTTCCTGTCTGAGCGTCAGGAGGAGTGAACTTTTCTTGTATGTGAGGTGagtaaaatgtttgatttcttatCATGGGTTATTTTGGTTTCATAGTTATATTAGTGATAGTTGACAGAACTTGGTGGTACATACTTAAATTTTGCTGATTgcatttatgcttttattcaatTCCTTCTTTATTCAGCTGATTTTGTCATATTTCTTTAAGGAggcaatgttttaataaaatatgactACGTTGCATCTATTGTACATTGTCTAACTAGTGTGTTGCACTACTTTTGTAAAGCTACGGTTTAGGTAAATCCATTTCAACCACCAAATCACTTTCACTTCTCAGTAAACCTTTTGGTTTTAAAAGCTGATATCTGAAGGCAGTGTGCTGAACATTTTGCTATGTGCTCTATGTTTACAGAGACATTGTGATAAATTCGAGTGCCTCAAAAAGGCAAATagacagataaataaataagaacacTACTATGTAAACAATGGATACCATACCGATTttgcttttttacttttttaaagcttCCTTATCCACTACATCTTCTAAATGTATATACAATTTTAGTAATGAATTCAAAATTGTAAGTCTTATGTCTCTACCTTCTTGACAGCCCTCGTGTGTCACCAAGATGCCAATCCTGAACCAAGAGTCTTTCAAAGATTCTGCAAGCGGAGATGTAAATATGTTCTGTAGTTCATTTAAATATGGATGacacaaagataaataaataaaaatatgcactAATGCATGAATAATTTCATAGTTAATTGAAGAGAAATGAGCAAATGAAAAACTTTCTTGGTATTCTTAATCCAGATAGAATAAATTATATAAGAATTTTCTTgatgaaataaatatatgatTAATTAAGCtcttatattttacatttttatgtgtaaaagtTGTTAAAGCTTACTGACTCCCAGCATTGCCCAGGCTCTGCCGAAGCTGCCGCTGCCCACCCTCAGTGAAACTCTGGACAGATACCTGAGGTGCATGAAGCATCTGCTCACTGAACAACAATTCAACAAGACCCAGAAGATCGTGAAGCAGTTTGGAGCCCCTGGAGGAGTGggagagctgctgcagagcaaacTTGCAGagaggaggggaaaaaagacaaactgGGTAAATTAAAAATCTagagtctacaggtccttctcaaaatattagcatattgtgataaagttaattattttccataatgtaatgatgaaaatttaacattcatatattttagattcattgcacactaactgaaatatttcaggtcttttattgtcttaatacggatgattttggcatacagctcatgaaaacccaaaattcctatctcacaaaattagcatatttcatccgaccaataaaagaaaagtgtttttaatacaaaaaacgtcaaccttcaaataatcatgtacagttatgcactcaatacttggtcgggaatccttttgcagaaatgactgcttcaatgcggcgtggcatggaggcaatcagcctgtggcactgctgaggtcttatggaggcccaggatgcttcgatagcggcctttagctcatccagagtgttgggtcttgagtctctcaatgttctcttcacaatatcccacagattctcaatggggttcaggtcaggagagttggcaggccaattgagcacagtgataccatggtcagtaaaccatttaccagtggttttggcactgtgagcaggtgccaggtcgtgctgaaaaatgaaatcttcatctccataaagcttttcagcagatggaagcatgaagtgctccaaaatctcctgatagctagctgcattgaccctgcccttgataaaacacagtggaccaacaccagcagctgacacggcaccccagaccatcactgactgtgggtacttgacactggacttctggcattttggcatttccttctccccagtcttcctccagactctggcaccttgatttctgaatgacatgcagaatttgctttcatctgaaaaaagtactttggaccactgagcaacagtccagtgctgcttctctgtagcccaggtctggtgcttctgctgctgtttctggttcaaaagtggcttgacctggggaatgcggcacctgtagcccatttcctgcacacgcctgtgcacggtggctctggatgtttctactccagactcagtccactgcttctgcaggtcccccaaggtctggaatcggcccttctccacaatcttcctcagggtccggtcacctcttctcgttgtgcagcgttttctgtcacactttttccttcccacagacttcccactgaggtgccttgatacagcactctgggaacagcctattcgttcagaaatttctttctgtgtcttaccctcttgcttgagggtgtcaatagtggccttctggacagcagtcaggtcggcagtcttacccatgattggggttttgagtgatgaaccaggctgggagtttcaaaggcctcaagaatcttttgcaggtgtttagagttaactcgttgattcagatgattaggttcatagctcgtttagagacccttttaatgatatgctaattttgtgagttaggaattttgggttttcatgagctgtttgccaaaatcatccgtattaagacaataaaagacctgaaatatttcagttagtgtgcaatgaatctaaaatatatgaatgttaaattttcatcattacattatggaaaataattaactttatcacaatatgctaatattttgagaaggacctgtacactctTTAAATAAGTTTCAGTTTTCTGAACATTGCAGGTGCATCGTAATGAATTACAAAACCAGCAAGATGTtcaattatttcagtaattcagttcaaaaagatAATCACTGGtttcatttctgttaattttcatcatttatgccttatagctaatgaaaaactaaaatttctgtttctctttttataCAGAGACG
This genomic stretch from Girardinichthys multiradiatus isolate DD_20200921_A chromosome 22, DD_fGirMul_XY1, whole genome shotgun sequence harbors:
- the slc18a3a gene encoding probable vesicular acetylcholine transporter-A, producing MEPEGITEEQATNVAQSTASKLSQMGERTKQLGNAIQEPERQKRIILVIVCVALLLDNMLYMVIVPIIPDYLEGLQKAADQDQSAAAPHTNSTNSTIHKAPEGNFDLQIGVLFASKAILQLLVNPLSGTFIDRVGYEMPLFIGLSIMFLSTLTFAFAENYATLFLARSIQGLGSAFADTSGIALIADKFTEESQRSKALGIALAFISFGSLVAPPFGGVLYEFAGKQAPFLILACICLTDGVLCLIVLKPFSNRERGNMPVGTPIYKLMIDPYIAVVAGALIVCNIPLAFLEPTIAKWMEENMHSSEWEIGMTWFPAFFPHVLGVYLTVKLAGKYPHLQWFYGAIGMVFIGASSCTVPACKNFGQLMIPLCGICFGIAFVDTALLPTLGFLVDVRYVSVYGSVYAIADISYCVAYALGPIVAGQIVHDLGFVQLNLGMGLANVLYAPALLLLKNVTQMKPSFSERNMLLEDGPTGLYDTIKMEQREKKRKGLCTTIDDNGIETFVQRSHSDGESSGGEYA